CCGGTTCGCGATGTGGGATGCCATCGCGGAACTGGTTCGCGACGGTACGACGATCCTGCTCACCACGCAGTACCTGGAGGAGGCGGACCGGCTCGCCGACCGGATCGTGCTGCTCGACCAGGGGCGCATCGTCGCCAGTGGTACTGCGGACGCCCTGAAGACGCAGATCGGTGGCGAACGGATCGAACTGCGGTTCGCCGATGAGGTGCAGCTGCTCAAGGCATCCGGCGTACTGAGCGGTGTGGTCGACCAGTTGGTGCTCAACGTTCCGTCGGACGGTACGGCGGCGCACCTGCACCAGGTCCTCGACGTACTGCGTGACAACGGGCTGACGCCGGAGCGGGTCTCGTCCCACCGGCCCACGCTCGACGACGTTTTCCTCGCACTGACGGCCTGAGAGGTTTCTGATGTCACACCAGGGAGTCGTCGCCGCCTGCTCGGACGCGGTGACCATGATCGACCGCAGTGTGCGGCTGGCCCGGCGCAACGTCGACACGTTGTTCGCGTCGATCCTGCTGCCGTTGCTGATGATGGCGTTGTTCGTCTACGTGTTCGGCGGCGCGATCAACACCGGGACGGAGTACGTGAACTACGTCGTACCGGGGATCCTGCTGCTCACCACCGGGTACGGAGCCTCGTCGACGGCGATGGTCGTCGCCGACGACATGAACAGCGGGATGATCGACCGCCTGCGCTCGCTACCCATCCACAGCTTCGCCGTACTGACCGGACATGTGGTCGCGAGCGTGGCGCGCAACGCGACGTCGACGGCGATCGTCATCCTGGCCTCGCTCGGGATGGGGTTCCGCCCCCAGGGCGGTGTGGTGGACTGGCTCGCGGCGATCGGGCTGCTGTTGCTGTACGTCGTGGCGCTGTCCTGGCTCGCGGCGGGGCTCGGAGTCATCGCCAAGTCGGTCGAGTCGGCCAGCACACTCAGCTTCTTCATGCTGTTCCTGCCGTACCTCAGCAGCGCGTTCGTGCAGCCGGAGTCGATGCCGTCGTGGTTGCGGCCGATCAGCGAGCACCAACCGATCACGCCGGTGATCGAGACCGTCCGCAGTTTGCTGGTCGGAACGCCGATGGAGAACAACGGCTGGCTCGCACTCGCCTGGTGTTGTGGTCTACTCCTGTTCTCCGTCGTACTGGCGACCGCGCTGTATCGGAGACGGGCTCGCCGCTGAACGCACTTCTGGGTGCCGTTCGACGAAAAGTGCTGAGAGTGACCCCTTCGTCGGGTTAACGTCAAAGTCCCCCCCAACGTGTGGCGGTCCCACTCCCCCCGGGACCCACACGGACGAGCGCCCCGATCATCGATCGGGGCGCTTTGTTTTCCCGGAATCTTTTTTCGAGGACGTGTCGAATCCGGCCCCTCTGGTCCGACGTATCAGTAAGAGCGACCAAAGGAGAGGGTCAGAATGAACATCACCACCGACATCCGGAACATGATCGTCACCATGCTGGCCGAGGGGAGCCCGGTCTGGTACGTGGCCGGCATGGTCAACATGCGCAGCCACGACGTGTACGTGATCGGCTGCGAGGCCGGCTACCCCGACAAGGCCAAACTGCGCCGCGCCGTCTGGGCCGCGCGGAACCGCGTACCCCAAGCCGCCTGACCGAACCCCGGTCGCTCAAGCCGCCGCCTACCCTCTCATCGGGGCAGACGGCGGCTTTCGTTTGCTTAAGGTACGTCTTGTGGACGATGTCAGCGTTGTGGACTATCACACGGCCGGGGAGCCCTTCCGGATCGTGACCTCGGTCGAGCTCCCGGGAACCTCCGTCGCAGACCGCCGGGTCGGGGCGCAGTCGTCCGAGGCGATCGACGCCGTACGGCGGTTGCTGGTGAACGAGCCCCGTGGTCATGCGGACATGTACGGCGGGTTCGTCGTACCGGGTGATGACGACGGCGCCGACTTCGGCGTGGTGTTCTGGCACAAGGACGGGTACTCGACCGCCTGCGGGCACGGGACGATCGCGCTCGCGACCTGGGCGGTCGAAAGCGGTCTGGTCCAGGTGGCCGATGACGGCGAGACGGAGATCGTCATCGACGTACCGTCGGGGCGGGTGACCGCGCGGGTCAGTTGCGCTGACGGTTCGGTGTTGAGCGTTGCCTTCCGCAACGTTCCGTCGTACGTGCTGAGCCGTGGCGTGCAGGTGCCGACAGCGCGCGGATCGGTGCTGGCAGACATCAGCTACGGCGGGGCGTTCTATGCCTCCGTGCTTGCGTCATCGGTCGGCCTGTCGGTGACGCCGACGTGCTACGCGGACCTGATCGCGATCGGTCGCGAGATCAAGTGGGCCTTGGACGCGGTCGCCGTACATCCTCACGATCCTCGCTTGAGCGGTCTCTACGGCACGATCCTGTACGACGACCTCGGGCCGGCGCACCAGCGCAACCTCGCGGTGTTCGCCGACGGCGAGGCCGATCGCTCCCCCTGCGGATCCGGTACGTCGGCACGCCTCGCCCTCCTGCACGACGAAGGACGCCTGCGCACGGGTCAGGTCCTGCGCCACGACTCCATCGTCGGTACGACGTTCCTCGGCCGCGTCGTCGAGGAGACCCCGGACGGCGTCATCACCGAAGTCACCGGCACCGCCTACCGGACCGGGACCGCGACGTTCACCCTGGATCCCCGAGACACAGTCGGCACCGGCTTCACCCTCCGCTGATCTCAGATTGCGACTCACCGCCGGGGCTGTGGCCGCTAGCCTGGTTGCGGTCCCATCGAATCAGCGGAGGAAGCCTGATGATCTTCATCACCGCCAAGTTCCGGGTGAAGCCTGAGCACGCCGACAACTGGCCGTCCATCACTGCCGACTTCACGGCAGCAACCCGCGCCGAACCGGGCTGCCTGTGGTACGACTGGTCCCGCTCCCTGGACGACCCGAACGAGTACGTGCTGGTCGAGGCCTTCGCCGACGACGACGCCGCGACCCATCACGTCACCTCGGCCCACTTCAAGGCCGCCCAGGAGCACCTGCCCCCGCACCTGGTCGAAACGCCCCGCATCGTCAACTTCAAACTCCCCCAGGACGACTGGTCCGAACTCGGCGAACTCGCCGTGAAGTGACCTCAGGCGCGGACGAGTGGCTGTCCGAGGGGAAGCGCTCTTCCGCCTGTTGCCTGTGACGCCGAACTGAAGAAGAGATAGACACCCACCGCGGCGAACACGAACACCACCACGCCGGCGACCTTCAGCGTGCCGGCTGATTGCTGCAGTGTGCCGATCAAGACCAGCACCAAGGCGATCTCGATCAATGCGAACAGCACCGTGTAGGCAACGGGAAGTCGGAGTGTGGCCAGCGTCAGCATCCCGACTATCACCAGCCAGGAGATCAGGAACAGACCCTGCGTATGGAGGGCGTCCGCGGCGACGACGGCGAACCAGTTGTGCGTCAGGCCCAGTACGAGCGTCGCGTAGCTCAGCCAGAATCCGGCGAAGATGCCGAACACTCCAGCCACCGCGCTCTGGCCGACGGCCGCCGACCAGACGGCCGCGATCACCAGACCGAGACCGGTGGCGGCGATGATGATCGGGAGCGAGGCCCCGACCGCCGCCGCAGATACGTAGCCCACAAGGACCAGACCGAGCGCGACCGATCCCACGATGAAACTGGGGAGACCGATCAGCGCTGGGTCACCGGTCACCGCCGGGGCCGCGGCTTCAGCGGCAAGTTGTACTTCTGGGACGCTGTGAGCATCGGCGTCGATGGTGGTCATGGCGAGCTCCTTCCGGGCGCATCGCGAACGTTCTCATCCTTGCCGCGTCTCGCCCGGCCGTATGTCTCGATTTGAGGCAGCGGGTCCGTTCCAGCGCTCAGCCGAGCCGTCTCAAGATGAGACCGGCACTGTCGGCCTGTGGTGTGAGCATCCGAGGTGTACCGGTGCGCACCCTTGGTACCGACTGGCCGACGAGAAGGGGGAGTACCGATGAAGGCGCTCGTTTACCACGGACCTGGCAAGAAGGCCTGGGAAGACGTCCCGAACCCCGTCATCAAGGACCCGACCGACGCGATCGTGAAGGTCGAGGTCACCACCATCTGCGGCACCGACCTGCACATCCTCAAAGGCGACGTACCCGCAGTCACCGACGGCCGGATCCTCGGCCACGAAGGCGTCGGTGTGGTCACCGAGGTCGGACCCGACTGCCAGAGCGTGAAGGTCGGAGACCGGGTCATCATCTCCTGCATCAGCAAGTGCGGGACGTGCGACTACTGCAAGGCCGGCCTGCCCTCGCAC
This Kribbella sp. NBC_00482 DNA region includes the following protein-coding sequences:
- a CDS encoding ABC transporter permease, whose translation is MSHQGVVAACSDAVTMIDRSVRLARRNVDTLFASILLPLLMMALFVYVFGGAINTGTEYVNYVVPGILLLTTGYGASSTAMVVADDMNSGMIDRLRSLPIHSFAVLTGHVVASVARNATSTAIVILASLGMGFRPQGGVVDWLAAIGLLLLYVVALSWLAAGLGVIAKSVESASTLSFFMLFLPYLSSAFVQPESMPSWLRPISEHQPITPVIETVRSLLVGTPMENNGWLALAWCCGLLLFSVVLATALYRRRARR
- a CDS encoding proline racemase family protein; translation: MDDVSVVDYHTAGEPFRIVTSVELPGTSVADRRVGAQSSEAIDAVRRLLVNEPRGHADMYGGFVVPGDDDGADFGVVFWHKDGYSTACGHGTIALATWAVESGLVQVADDGETEIVIDVPSGRVTARVSCADGSVLSVAFRNVPSYVLSRGVQVPTARGSVLADISYGGAFYASVLASSVGLSVTPTCYADLIAIGREIKWALDAVAVHPHDPRLSGLYGTILYDDLGPAHQRNLAVFADGEADRSPCGSGTSARLALLHDEGRLRTGQVLRHDSIVGTTFLGRVVEETPDGVITEVTGTAYRTGTATFTLDPRDTVGTGFTLR
- a CDS encoding putative quinol monooxygenase, producing MIFITAKFRVKPEHADNWPSITADFTAATRAEPGCLWYDWSRSLDDPNEYVLVEAFADDDAATHHVTSAHFKAAQEHLPPHLVETPRIVNFKLPQDDWSELGELAVK
- a CDS encoding GPR1/FUN34/YaaH family transporter encodes the protein MTTIDADAHSVPEVQLAAEAAAPAVTGDPALIGLPSFIVGSVALGLVLVGYVSAAAVGASLPIIIAATGLGLVIAAVWSAAVGQSAVAGVFGIFAGFWLSYATLVLGLTHNWFAVVAADALHTQGLFLISWLVIVGMLTLATLRLPVAYTVLFALIEIALVLVLIGTLQQSAGTLKVAGVVVFVFAAVGVYLFFSSASQATGGRALPLGQPLVRA